A window of Fundulus heteroclitus isolate FHET01 unplaced genomic scaffold, MU-UCD_Fhet_4.1 scaffold_371, whole genome shotgun sequence contains these coding sequences:
- the LOC118556055 gene encoding 85/88 kDa calcium-independent phospholipase A2-like — MVTSVLADRHPGELHIFRNYNPPSLKREPAYSTSTTFKSLTIPQEQLVWRAARSSGAAPTYFRPMGRFLDGGLLANNPTLRHSAMTEIHQFNKSLKAEGREMDVKKLGIVVSLGTGKPPQEVVTSVDVFRPSNPLELAKTFVGAKELGKMLVDCCTDSDGCAVDRARAWCEMIDTIYQRLSPQLSQEVMLDEVSNKVLVNMLWATLMYLFEKREVLQSLAKMLQ, encoded by the exons ATGGTGACCAGTGTGCTAGCAGACAGACATCCGGGCGAGCTCCATATCTTCAGGAACTATAACCCACCATCTCTGAAGAGGGAGCCCGCATACTCCACCTCCACAACCTTCAAGTCTCTCACCATCCCACAGG AACAACTCGTCTGGAGAGCTGCCCGCTCCAGCGGTGCTGCCCCCACCTATTTCCGACCGATGGGCCGGTTCCTGGATGGAGGGCTGTTGGCCAACAACCCGACACTCCGCCACTCCGCCATGACAGAAATCCACCAGTTTAACAAGTCTTTAAAGGCGGAG GGCCGTGAGATGGACGTCAAGAAGCTGGGTATAGTTGTTTCTCTGGGAACAG GTAAGCCCCCTCAGGAGGTGGTgacatctgtggatgttttCCGGCCCTCCAACCCTCTGGAGCTGGCCAAGACATTCGTAGGTGCCAAGGAGCTGGGCAAGATGTTGGTGGACTGT TGTACGGACTCTGATGGTTGCGCAGTGGACAGGGCTAGAGCCTGGTGTGAGATGATCGACACCATCTACCAAAG ACTGAGCCCCCAGCTCTCTCAGGAGGTGATGCTGGATGAAGTGAGCAACAAAGTTCTGGTGAACATGCTGTGGGCAACTCTGATGTACCTGTTTGAGAAAAGAGAAGTCCTCCAGTCTCTTGCAAAAATGCTGCAGTGA